Proteins found in one Oncorhynchus gorbuscha isolate QuinsamMale2020 ecotype Even-year linkage group LG15, OgorEven_v1.0, whole genome shotgun sequence genomic segment:
- the LOC123997188 gene encoding aldo-keto reductase family 1 member A1-B isoform X2 — MAVAGKNDFAVLNTGRKMPLLGLGTWKSEPGKVKQAVIWALQAGYRHIDCAAIYGNEVEIGEALQETLGPDKALRREDVFITSKLWNTQHHPEDVEPALLKTLKELSLEYLDLYLIHWPYAFQQGDAPFPKSEDGTLLYDDIDYKLTWAAMEKLVGKGLVRAIGLSNFNSKQIDDVLSVANIKPTVLQVESHPYLAQVELLGHCRDRGLVITAYSPLGSPDRAWKHPDEPVLLDEAAIDTLAKKYNKSPAQIILRWQTQRGIVTIPKSVTEFRIKENIQVFDFTLEAEEMKCITALNRGWRYIVPTITVDGKPVPRDAGHPHYPFSDPY; from the exons ATGGCAGTGGCAGGTAAAAATGACTTTGCAGTTCTCAACACTGGGCGGAAGATGCCTCTCCTTGGGCTGGGAACATGGAAGAGTGAACCTGGCAAG GTTAAACAGGCAGTAATCTGGGCCTTGCAGGCTGGCTACCGTCACATCGACTGTGCTGCCATCTATGGCAACGAGGTGGAGATCGGAGAAGCTCTGCAGGAGACACTTGGCCCTGACAAA GCCTTGAGGCGAGAGGATGTGTTTATCACCTCCAAGCTGTGGAACACACAGCATCACCCGGAGGATGTGGAGCCCGCTCTGCTGAAGACACTGAAGGAGCTGAGTCTGGAGTACCTGGATCTATATCTCATCCACTGGCCCTACGCCTTCCA ACAAGGTGATGCTCCTTTCCCCAAGTCGGAGGACGGCACCCTGCTGTACGACGACATCGACTACAAGCTGACTTGGGCTGCCATGGAAAAGCTGGTGGGAAAGGGTCTGGTCAGGGCTATCGGCCTGTCCAACTTCAACAGCAAACAGATAGACGACGTTCTCTCCGTAGCCAACATCAAACCCACTGTGCTTCAG GTGGAAAGCCATCCCTATCTGGCTCAGGTAGAGTTGCTGGGACACTGCCGGGACAGAGGCCTGGTGATTACAGCGTACAGCCCCCTGGGGTCACCGGATCGGGCATGGAAGCATCCTGATGAGCCCGTCCTCCTGGATGAAGCAGCAATCGACACCCTGGCCAAGAAGTACAACAAGTCCCCAGCACAAATTATCCTTAG ATGGCAGACACAGCGAGGAATAGTGACGATCCCTAAAAGTGTGACAGAATTTCGGATTAAAGAGAATATTCAG GTCTTTGACTTTACCCTTGAAGCGGAAGAGATGAAGTGTATAACAGCATTGAACAGAGGCTGGCGCTACATTGTACCAACTATCACA GTTGATGGGAAGCCCGTCCCCAGGGATGCAGGACATCCACACTACCCCTTCAGTGACCCCTATTGA
- the LOC123997104 gene encoding LOW QUALITY PROTEIN: histone-binding protein N1/N2-like (The sequence of the model RefSeq protein was modified relative to this genomic sequence to represent the inferred CDS: deleted 1 base in 1 codon) translates to MEEKSCSSSAVAADSSVDVMAEAKKLIGAGNRHLVMGDVVSAVNVFQEACGMLAERYGDTADECGEAFFLCGKSLLELARMENTVLGDALEGVPEESSEEGEKQENSKFESADNLDEETRDELRMQVYDAMAEKETTHGEAGATEPKGKMEAEEEGAAEGAAKSPVKNGNEHLEPPVNGVEKTPEGKVEGVKTEEQNGDGKEVEEEGEDDDDDDDDDEGEGTAEDKESEEEVGNLQLAWEMLEVAKVIYKRKENEADQLMAAQAYLKLGEVGAESGNYPAAVEDFQDCLALQLKHLPPHSRLLAETHYQLGMTYCYIGQYSQAIQHYSSSVKVIEGRLAMLQGVLDKGENGAEEGKTELEELKLLLPDIAEKVEDAKESQRTAGLASVAIQQTLAGASTSSAFPASAEKSGPSAFEAIQTAVTSAAGGGSSNSALDISHLVRKKRKMASPIKDTDAKKNKQETTVNGSGDSGSASNEVQEKGAQEPAKPSSDSSA, encoded by the exons ATGGAAGAAAAGTCCTGCTCTTCAAGTGCTGTTGCAGCAGACAG TTCAGTCGACGTGATGGCTGAGGCAAAGAAATTGATTGGTGCTGGGAACAGGCATCTGGTGATGGGTGACGTAGTTTCTGCAGTCAACGTGTTCCAGGAGGCTTGTGGCATGTT gGCTGAGCGCTATGGGGACACTGCAGATGAGTGTGGAGAGGCCTTCTTCCTGTGTGGGAAGTCTCTGCTGGAGCTTGCCAG GATGGAGAACACTGTCCTGGGTGACGCTCTGGAGGGAGTCCCTGAGGAGTCATCCGAAGAGGGGGAGAAGCAGGAGAACTCCAAGTTTGAGAGCGCTGACAACTTGGATG AGGAAACGAGGGACGAGCTTCGAATGCAGGTCTATGATGCAATGGCTGAGAAGGAAACCACTCATGGGGAAGCTGGGGCAACTGAGCCAAAGGGGAAGATGGAAGCAGAGGAAGAGGGTGCCGCTGAGGGTGCTGCCAAGTCTCCTGTCAAGAATGGGAACGAGCATTTGGAACCTCCTGTGAATGGGGTGGAAAAGACTCCTGAAGGGAAAGTGGAAGGAGTGAAGACTGAAGAGCAGAATGGAGATGGGAAAGAAGTTGAGGAAGAGGGTGAAG atgatgatgatgatgatgatgatgatgaaggggAAGGCACTGCTGAAGACAAG GAGAGTGAAGAGGAAGTAGGTAACCTGCAGCTGGCCTGGGAGATGCTGGAGGTTGCCAAGGTCATCTATAAAAG GAAGGAGAATGAGGCGGACCAGTTGATGGCAGCTCAGGCCTATCTGAAGCTTGGAGAAGTTGGTGCTGAATCTG GAAACTACCCTGCAGCAGTGGAGGACTTCCAAGATTGCCTGGCCCTGCAGCTGAAGCACCTG CCCCCCCACAGCCGTCTGCTGGCTGAGACTCACTACCAGCTGGGAATGACTTACTGCTACATAGGCCAGTACAGCCAGGCCATCCAGCACTACAGCAGCTCTGTCAAGGTCATTGAGGGCCGACTGG CCATGCTCCAGGGGGTGCTTGACAAGGGTGAGAATGGTGCTGAGGAGGGGAAGACTGAGCTGGAGGAGCTGAAGCTGCTGCTGCCTGACATTGCTGAGAAGGTGGAGGATGCCAAGGAGAGTCAGAGGACTGCAGGATTGGCCTCCGTGGCCATACAACAGACCCTG GCTGGGGCCTCAACTTCATCTGCATTCCCAGCTTCAGCAGAAAAAAGTGGACCATCAGCATTTGAAGCCATTCAG ACCGCTGTCACATCAGCAGCTGGTGGTGGGTCCTCCAACTCTGCATTAGACATTTCCCACCTGGTCAGGAAAAAG AGGAAAATGGCGAGCCCCATAAAGGACACAGATGCTAAAAAGAACAAGCAGGAAACTACAGTTAATGGCAGCGGAGACTCCGGCTCTGCCAGCAACGAAGTCCAGGAGAAAGGGGCACAGGAG CCTGCCAAGCCGTCCTCTGACTCTTCTGCGTGA
- the LOC123997188 gene encoding aldo-keto reductase family 1 member A1-B isoform X1, with product MQTSDLKDTIRVHMAVAGKNDFAVLNTGRKMPLLGLGTWKSEPGKVKQAVIWALQAGYRHIDCAAIYGNEVEIGEALQETLGPDKALRREDVFITSKLWNTQHHPEDVEPALLKTLKELSLEYLDLYLIHWPYAFQQGDAPFPKSEDGTLLYDDIDYKLTWAAMEKLVGKGLVRAIGLSNFNSKQIDDVLSVANIKPTVLQVESHPYLAQVELLGHCRDRGLVITAYSPLGSPDRAWKHPDEPVLLDEAAIDTLAKKYNKSPAQIILRWQTQRGIVTIPKSVTEFRIKENIQVFDFTLEAEEMKCITALNRGWRYIVPTITVDGKPVPRDAGHPHYPFSDPY from the exons ATGCAAACCAGTGATCTGAAGGACACAATAAGA GTACACATGGCAGTGGCAGGTAAAAATGACTTTGCAGTTCTCAACACTGGGCGGAAGATGCCTCTCCTTGGGCTGGGAACATGGAAGAGTGAACCTGGCAAG GTTAAACAGGCAGTAATCTGGGCCTTGCAGGCTGGCTACCGTCACATCGACTGTGCTGCCATCTATGGCAACGAGGTGGAGATCGGAGAAGCTCTGCAGGAGACACTTGGCCCTGACAAA GCCTTGAGGCGAGAGGATGTGTTTATCACCTCCAAGCTGTGGAACACACAGCATCACCCGGAGGATGTGGAGCCCGCTCTGCTGAAGACACTGAAGGAGCTGAGTCTGGAGTACCTGGATCTATATCTCATCCACTGGCCCTACGCCTTCCA ACAAGGTGATGCTCCTTTCCCCAAGTCGGAGGACGGCACCCTGCTGTACGACGACATCGACTACAAGCTGACTTGGGCTGCCATGGAAAAGCTGGTGGGAAAGGGTCTGGTCAGGGCTATCGGCCTGTCCAACTTCAACAGCAAACAGATAGACGACGTTCTCTCCGTAGCCAACATCAAACCCACTGTGCTTCAG GTGGAAAGCCATCCCTATCTGGCTCAGGTAGAGTTGCTGGGACACTGCCGGGACAGAGGCCTGGTGATTACAGCGTACAGCCCCCTGGGGTCACCGGATCGGGCATGGAAGCATCCTGATGAGCCCGTCCTCCTGGATGAAGCAGCAATCGACACCCTGGCCAAGAAGTACAACAAGTCCCCAGCACAAATTATCCTTAG ATGGCAGACACAGCGAGGAATAGTGACGATCCCTAAAAGTGTGACAGAATTTCGGATTAAAGAGAATATTCAG GTCTTTGACTTTACCCTTGAAGCGGAAGAGATGAAGTGTATAACAGCATTGAACAGAGGCTGGCGCTACATTGTACCAACTATCACA GTTGATGGGAAGCCCGTCCCCAGGGATGCAGGACATCCACACTACCCCTTCAGTGACCCCTATTGA
- the LOC123996679 gene encoding vasculin-like protein 1, producing MAQHDFVPAWLNFSTPQPAKSLASFERHGENLARGDARPAVSRRRHNSSDGFFNNSPLRAPAGDGLHHPSLLRHDSVDSGVAKGGQGGLGSGLWGQEGPHHGRHTKRPVGDRDRERPGPHRQRNGTFHPRKGGFLPVEGGHEDKLKFVEEDFPSLNQSESSGKPVAQPHAVGTPVGVWEHPPSAKQTITKMLVIKKVSKEDPGASFSAGFANTTVPHLTNGTKTPISSSSVYKNLVPKPAITPTKAGPWKPSGRETKSSFNISGWDSAFTNPAASVNKLLTHVTAPTYGPTYGSPKEPPSSITPPIDVTLPRLKLMRRSTDRKSEFLRGLKDDRNWDGPTSTSPSEAKENRGDLQENGIPHSLSDSDTDHLSSSLEAEYRLLKAMGWQEYPENDDNFLPITDAELQEFQAKTEKLKRNRLVQNGVLLKPLLKGAPLPLLSWRSPVEPELEEVSESESTSSSQTDDEDT from the exons tcTCTTGCATCGTTTGAGAGGCACGGAGAGAATCTTGCCCGCGGTGATGCTCGGCCCGCTGTGAGCCGCCGCCGCCATAACTCCTCCGACGGCTTCTTCAACAACAGCCCTCTCAGAGCACCTGCAG GTGATGGGTtgcaccatccctctctcctgcgGCATGACTCTGTGGACTCAGGCGTGGCTAAGGGAGGGCAGGGGGGCCTGGGCAGCGGTCTCTGGGGGCAGGAGGGACCCCACCATGGGCGCCACACCAAGCGCCCTgtgggggacagggacagggagcgaCCAGGGCCCCACCGTCAGCGTAACGGGACCTTCCACCCCCGGAAAGGAGGCTTCCTGCCAGTTGAGGGAGGCCATGAGGACAAGCTGAAGTTTGTGGAGGAGGATTTT CCCTCACTCAATCAATCAGAGAGCAGTGGGAAGCCGGTGGCCCAGCCTCATGCCGTAGGGACTCCTGTAGGTGTTTGGG AGCACCCCCCTAGTGCCAAGCAGACCATAACTAAGATGTTGGTCATCAAGAAGGTTTCCAAGGAAGACCCTGGTGCTTCTTTCTCTGCTGGTTTCGCCAACACAACGGTACCCCACCTAACCAACGGCACCAAAACCCCAATCTCCTCATCCAGTGTCTACAAGAACCTGGTGCCCAAGCCAGCTATCACCCCAACCAAG GCTGGTCCCTGGAAGCCAAgcgggagagaaaccaaaagcaGTTTTAATATATCTGGCTGGGACTCCGCCTTCACCAACCCTGCTGCCTCTGTGAACAAACTTCTTACGCATGTCACTGCCCCGACCTACGGCCCGACCTACGGATCCCCCAAGGAG CCTCCCTCCAGCATCACCCCTCCCATCGACGTCACCCTTCCTCGTCTGAAGCTGATGCGTCGCAGCACCGACCGGAAGAGTGAGTTCCTGCGAGGCCTGAAGGATGATAGGAACTGGGACGGGCCCACCTCTACCAGTCCATCAGAAGctaaggagaacagaggagacttaCAGGAGAATGGGATCCCTCACTCCCTCAGCGACTCGGACACAGATCACCTTTCCAGCTCGTTGGAGGCAGAATACAG GTTGCTCAAAGCTATGGGCTGGCAGGAGTACCCAGAGAATGATGACAACTTTTTGCCCATCACTGATGCTGAGCTCCAAGAATTTCAAGCTAAAACTGAGAAG TTGAAGAGGAACAGGCTGGTCCAGAACGGTGTTCTCCTGAAGCCTCTTCTCAAGGGTGCGCCCCTGCCCCTGCTGTCCTGGAGAAGCCCTGTAGAGCCTGAACTAGAAGAGGTCTCAGAGTCCGAGAGCACTAGCAGCAGCCAGACAGACGACGAGGACACCTAA